From the Planktothrix sp. FACHB-1365 genome, the window TCCACTGGAGTTATTTTACCCTAGAACTGATTAAATTATCCCTTTTAGGCACAATTTTAGGCTGGTGTTATCGCAATCACAGTAAACTCGATATCACGTTCTAAATTTCTGAATAAAATTAAGTTAGGTTGGGTTAAGGAAACGAAACCCAACTTTTTTTTGATAGATTAACGACCAAATTAACTGGTTAGGAATGTGGTAACTTCCCCTTAAGTTTCTGGGTCATCTGGAATCGGCTTAATAAATTGGCGGTTAGCACGGACAAAACAGCTACCTCTATTGAGATTACGGGCAATTTCTACCGGAATCCAAGGTTTATTTTGTTTATCTCGTAATACAATATTAGTCCCAAATTGTGTTGTTACCGCTTGTAACTTTGTGCCTGTTTTAAAAGTTGTCATCACTGACCAATTGGTAATAGTATGGTAGTTATCTTTATAAAGTATATCAGGTGCGTCTATAGAATCCATAGAAATGCCTTGATATTGTTGAAGCATCCGACAGTTTAATCCGTGTGGGTCTTTGTCAGTAACTATCCAATTAATTTGGCGAATCCCCCTTCGTTCTGTAGCAGGGAGTATATAATCTCCATTGGTATTAGTCTGAGGAATAGCCCAACTAGGCGTACAGATCAAAACTAAACTGATGACAGAAATTAATATAATTTTGAGTAATTTCATAGCTTTACCTAAAAATTATTTCGTAGAACCGCTATAATTATAGCAATCGAATGCTATAAATCTAACTGAGTCTAGGATATCCCATGACAACCCAACTCCCGATCACAGAATCTCAACAAACTTCTAGTTTATATGAAGAAGATTATTATCTTTGGTTAATGAATACAATTCATCAATTACAACATGGAAAATTAGCCAAAGTTGATCTCGTTAATTTAATTGAAGAATTAGAAGCTATGGTCAGAAGTGAAAAAAAGGCTATCACAAGTAATCTCAGAATTTTATTAATGCACCTATTAAAATATAAGTATCAATCTGAGAAACGAACAAATAGTTGGCTATTTACTATTCGAGAACATCGAAAAAGATTACGAGACGATTTTAAAAATAGTCCGAGTTTAAAGCGATATTTTCTTGATGTTTTTGAAGAATGTTATCAAGATGCTAGAGAATTAGCTGCTGATGAAACGGGATTATCAATCAATACTTTTCCTGTAGAATCTCCCTTTTCCCAAGAAGATACTTTAAACCCAGATTATTTACCCGAGTGATAGTAATTCACGGTTTTCTTGATTGGCTAATTTTAAACGTTCTTTAATTGATAATTGTTGTAAATCTTGACTCAAATCATATAAATTAACTCGCTCATAATTACCTTGAAACAAAGGAATTAATGCTTCAACTAAGGCTACAATACCATCAGGAGGAACTGCATTCCCAATTTGTCTGCGAACTTCTGTCAATGATCCTTCAAAGATAAAATTATCTGGAAACGATTGTAACCGAGCTCGTTCTCGATTAGTTAATGCTCTGGGTTCTTGATAATGATATCCCCAAGTTCCACCGCCACCTCCTGCGATAATGGTTGTTGAAGGTTTGTCAGGGTGTAAACGTCGGTAAACATGACTAATCATTCCTTTAACATAATATTCACTATCTTTCGGAATATCAGTAAAATTTCCTCCGGGTTTAATCCGTTTTAAAATTTCAATGGTTCTTGGTTGGATTTTTTGATGTTCATTATTATAGGGAATTTTTTCTACCCCGGCTAATACTTGTGATGCAGTTCGATAAGGATACTTTCGATTTAAGCCATATTCGGGTTGGGGATGAATAAAATTAAACCCTGTATCTTTTCTAATTCCAACTAATAACACCCGTTCTCGAAATTGAGGAACCCCATAATCAGCAAAATTATAAAGTTTCGGTTTAACTAAATATCCCGGTTCAATATTTTCAAAATCAGAAATAATTCGTTGAATTGCTTTATAATTATTCGCACTTAATAATCCCTTGACATTTTCAGCAATAAAGGCTTTCGGTCTTTTCGCTTGCACAAATTTAAGAAAATAAGTATATAAATTTCCTCTTTCTCCTTCTAAACCAGGACGTTTCCAAATCATTGAAAAGTCTTGACAGGGGAAACCTCCCGTAATTAAATCAGCATTAGGAAGTTCGGAAATATTAATATTTTCGATTTGATCACAAACAATTACATTAGATATATTCCGTCTAAAAGTTTGGCAAGCATTTTCATTAGAATCAATTGCCCAAACTACTTTAAATCCTGCTTTATGAAAGGGTAAATCCATACCCCCACATCCTGAAAATAATGAAATCATAGAGGGAGATTTTTTCCAGTTAATTTTAGATAAACATTCTGTTAATGGGATCATCAGTTTAAATATGAGTAAGGGATGGTGCGTGCGCTGCGCTTACACACCCTACAATAATAATTATATTATTTACCGAGTGCAATAATAGCATTTTGTCCGCCAAAACCAAAACTAAAACATAACGTATTTCTGACAAAACTAGAACGAACTGAGGTAACAAAATCCAAATCAAATTCAGGGTCTTTTAAGCCAACACAAGGGGGTAAAAGTTGATAATTTAATGCCATTAAACCAAATGCTACTCCTAACGCTCCTGATGCACCTAATGTGTGTCCGGTCGCCCCTTTTGTCGAACTGACGGAAACGCCTTGAGGAAATAAGTGTTGAATTAATTTAACTTCATAGTCATCATTTAATGCGGTTGCAGTTCCATGAGCATGAATATAATCAATTTGATTAGGAGATAAATCACTATTTTTTAAACAAGTTTTAATGGCTGCGATCGCACTTTTTTGGTTAAAGTCCGGTTTATTACTGTAAGCCGCATCATTGGTTAATCCAAATCCTAAAATTTTTCCATAAATTTGAGCTTTTCGCTGTTGTGCTAAATCTTCTGATTCTAAGATCAAAATAGCCGATCCTTCCCCTAACACAAATCCTTCTCGATTTCGATCAAAGGGATAGCAACCTGTTTTTGCTAACGCTCCCATTTGTTCAAATCCGGCTAAGGTTAAAGGAGTAATGGGTGCTTCCACCGCACCTACGATCACACGCTGACATTGTTGGGTTTGAATCAGTTCAAATCCTTGAGCGATCGCCCAAATTCCTGTAGCACAAGCGGCCATTGGTGATAAAATAATTCCTGTAGATCCGATTTTTTTAGCTGCATTTACAGCAATATTAAAATGTAAATAATCCCTAAATTTAATTAAATTAATATTCTCTTCCCTCCTTGCTAACTG encodes:
- a CDS encoding DUF29 domain-containing protein; this encodes MTTQLPITESQQTSSLYEEDYYLWLMNTIHQLQHGKLAKVDLVNLIEELEAMVRSEKKAITSNLRILLMHLLKYKYQSEKRTNSWLFTIREHRKRLRDDFKNSPSLKRYFLDVFEECYQDARELAADETGLSINTFPVESPFSQEDTLNPDYLPE
- a CDS encoding DNA cytosine methyltransferase; protein product: MIPLTECLSKINWKKSPSMISLFSGCGGMDLPFHKAGFKVVWAIDSNENACQTFRRNISNVIVCDQIENINISELPNADLITGGFPCQDFSMIWKRPGLEGERGNLYTYFLKFVQAKRPKAFIAENVKGLLSANNYKAIQRIISDFENIEPGYLVKPKLYNFADYGVPQFRERVLLVGIRKDTGFNFIHPQPEYGLNRKYPYRTASQVLAGVEKIPYNNEHQKIQPRTIEILKRIKPGGNFTDIPKDSEYYVKGMISHVYRRLHPDKPSTTIIAGGGGGTWGYHYQEPRALTNRERARLQSFPDNFIFEGSLTEVRRQIGNAVPPDGIVALVEALIPLFQGNYERVNLYDLSQDLQQLSIKERLKLANQENRELLSLG
- a CDS encoding beta-ketoacyl-ACP synthase; the protein is MNVVVTGIGLISALGNLETTWKGLLSSQSRILPYQPFPELLTQPLALIHDIPSHPTELLEKAITDALIMADLTPLLPDCGVVIGSSRGYQGKLEQLARREENINLIKFRDYLHFNIAVNAAKKIGSTGIILSPMAACATGIWAIAQGFELIQTQQCQRVIVGAVEAPITPLTLAGFEQMGALAKTGCYPFDRNREGFVLGEGSAILILESEDLAQQRKAQIYGKILGFGLTNDAAYSNKPDFNQKSAIAAIKTCLKNSDLSPNQIDYIHAHGTATALNDDYEVKLIQHLFPQGVSVSSTKGATGHTLGASGALGVAFGLMALNYQLLPPCVGLKDPEFDLDFVTSVRSSFVRNTLCFSFGFGGQNAIIALGK